In one Paenibacillus sp. JQZ6Y-1 genomic region, the following are encoded:
- a CDS encoding cell division protein SepF: MGVMNRFMNFLGLQEEEEVIEREQIIEEEEDSRETSPADVRKNSRANNVVSIHSQKNVKVILNEPRSYDEAQDIADHLRSHRSVIVNLQRVRTDQALRIIDFMSGTVYALGGSISKIGGNIFLCTPDTVEIEGTIAEILSDDFDYNKMR; this comes from the coding sequence ATGGGTGTAATGAATCGATTTATGAATTTTCTGGGGCTGCAGGAAGAGGAAGAAGTCATCGAGCGTGAGCAGATTATCGAGGAAGAAGAAGATTCGCGTGAAACTTCTCCGGCGGACGTACGTAAGAACAGTAGAGCCAATAATGTCGTCAGTATTCATTCACAGAAAAACGTCAAAGTCATTTTGAATGAACCGCGCAGTTATGACGAAGCGCAAGACATTGCCGATCATCTGCGTTCGCATCGTTCGGTCATCGTCAATCTGCAACGCGTTCGTACCGATCAGGCGCTGCGTATTATCGATTTTATGAGTGGCACGGTCTATGCGCTGGGCGGCAGCATTTCCAAAATCGGCGGCAACATTTTCCTGTGTACACCGGATACAGTCGAAATCGAAGGCACAATC
- a CDS encoding YggS family pyridoxal phosphate-dependent enzyme, producing MGLQERIAQVQQRIEAACARSGRQADEVQVVAVTKYVSTDKTERVLNAGLNHLGENRWQNAKDKWEALHERGVWHFIGHLQTNKVKDVIGKFQYIHSLDRLSLAKELEKKAAEADLTVQVFLQINISGEESKYGISPEQAQSLLEQVAGMPHIQVIGLMTMAPEVDDPEQTRPVFRGLRELRDQLNGLKLTQEPIQHLSMGMSGDFEIAVEEGATFVRLGSILVGKEED from the coding sequence TTGGGATTGCAAGAACGAATAGCTCAGGTACAGCAGCGTATTGAGGCTGCTTGTGCGCGTAGCGGACGACAGGCGGATGAAGTACAGGTGGTCGCTGTGACCAAGTATGTATCCACTGATAAAACAGAGCGTGTATTGAATGCCGGGCTGAATCATCTGGGCGAAAATCGCTGGCAAAATGCAAAGGATAAATGGGAAGCTCTGCATGAACGCGGAGTATGGCACTTTATCGGTCATTTGCAAACAAACAAAGTCAAAGACGTCATCGGTAAATTTCAATATATTCATTCACTGGATCGTCTGTCTCTTGCCAAAGAGCTGGAGAAAAAGGCGGCGGAAGCCGATTTGACGGTACAGGTATTTTTGCAGATTAATATATCGGGCGAAGAATCCAAATACGGAATTTCCCCAGAGCAGGCGCAGTCCTTGCTAGAGCAGGTTGCAGGAATGCCGCATATACAAGTAATTGGATTAATGACGATGGCACCAGAAGTGGATGACCCGGAGCAGACACGACCAGTGTTCCGTGGATTGCGGGAATTGCGTGATCAGCTGAACGGCTTGAAACTAACGCAAGAGCCGATTCAGCATCTATCCATGGGCATGTCGGGTGATTTTGAAATAGCTGTCGAGGAAGGGGCGACCTTTGTACGTCTTGGCTCCATCCTGGTTGGCAAAGAGGAGGATTAA
- the pgeF gene encoding peptidoglycan editing factor PgeF — protein MEPFESRIQTTGPELFPWDCSAWSSGISAGFTGRRGGISREPYHSFNLAYHVEDRPEDVLGNRRLLCEALGFQPQNWVCGEQVHSNHIAVVTADDAGKGWADRESAFQDTDGLVTNVPGLLLTSFYADCVPLYFIDPVHQVVGLAHAGWKGTVADIAGEMVRTMQQQYGSHPADLHAAIGPSIGVDNYEVDAYVMDKVDVWTAALQGNGQEPTYAKPGSPGKTWLDLKQLNREIMIFAGIQPQHIEYSRWCTYDHHDLFFSYRADGGRTGRMASWIGIEME, from the coding sequence ATGGAACCATTCGAAAGTCGTATTCAAACTACCGGACCGGAGCTGTTTCCGTGGGATTGCTCGGCATGGAGCAGTGGCATTAGTGCAGGGTTTACGGGACGTCGCGGTGGCATTAGCCGAGAGCCGTATCATTCGTTTAATCTGGCATATCATGTGGAGGATCGCCCGGAGGATGTGCTGGGTAACCGTCGTCTGCTTTGCGAAGCACTGGGCTTTCAACCGCAAAACTGGGTATGTGGTGAGCAAGTGCATAGCAATCATATTGCAGTGGTAACCGCCGATGATGCTGGCAAAGGCTGGGCAGATCGGGAAAGTGCGTTTCAGGATACAGACGGACTGGTGACAAATGTGCCGGGTCTGCTGTTAACTTCCTTTTATGCGGATTGTGTGCCATTATACTTTATAGATCCAGTGCATCAGGTAGTCGGACTAGCTCACGCTGGCTGGAAAGGTACAGTCGCCGATATTGCTGGTGAGATGGTACGTACGATGCAGCAGCAATATGGCAGTCATCCTGCCGATCTACACGCTGCTATTGGACCTTCGATTGGAGTGGACAATTACGAGGTGGATGCGTATGTCATGGACAAGGTGGATGTTTGGACAGCTGCGTTGCAGGGTAATGGACAAGAGCCTACATATGCAAAACCGGGATCACCCGGCAAAACGTGGCTGGATTTAAAACAATTAAACCGCGAAATCATGATTTTTGCAGGAATACAGCCACAGCACATCGAATACAGTAGATGGTGTACGTATGATCATCATGATCTTTTCTTCTCATATCGCGCTGATGGAGGCCGCACAGGCCGAATGGCAAGCTGGATTGGTATAGAAATGGAGTGA
- the ftsZ gene encoding cell division protein FtsZ: protein MLEFDFEMESLAQIKVIGVGGGGSNAVNRMIENGVQGVEFITVNTDAQALHLAKSEHKLQIGDKLTRGLGAGANPDVGKKAAEESRDLISNTLKGADMVFVTAGMGGGTGTGAAPVIAEIARECGALTVGVVTRPFTFEGRKRFSQAELGIEALKEKVDTLIVIPNDRLLEIVDKKTPMLEAFREADNVLRQAVQGISDLIAVPGLINLDFADVKTIMTERGSALMGIGEATGENRAAEAARKAIMSPLLETSIEGARGVIMNITGGNNLSLYEVNEAAEIVISASDPEVNMIFGAIIDENLKEEIKVTVIATGFEHKPAQPLQPSRRPATPQQQQQQPPQSSSTEPSEEKAPSPRQFNNNNQQPSGDQLDIPTFLRNRSRHKND from the coding sequence ATGTTGGAATTTGATTTCGAAATGGAGAGCCTGGCCCAGATTAAGGTCATCGGTGTAGGTGGCGGCGGAAGCAATGCCGTGAACCGTATGATTGAAAATGGTGTTCAAGGCGTGGAATTTATAACGGTAAATACAGATGCACAGGCACTGCATCTGGCTAAATCCGAGCACAAGCTGCAAATTGGCGACAAGCTGACTCGCGGTCTCGGTGCCGGTGCAAACCCGGATGTTGGTAAAAAGGCAGCGGAAGAATCCCGCGACCTGATCAGCAATACCCTGAAGGGTGCAGATATGGTATTCGTAACCGCTGGTATGGGTGGCGGTACAGGTACAGGTGCAGCTCCAGTGATCGCTGAGATCGCCAGAGAATGCGGCGCGCTGACTGTCGGCGTTGTTACCCGTCCATTCACCTTTGAAGGACGCAAACGCTTCTCTCAAGCTGAATTGGGTATCGAAGCACTGAAAGAAAAAGTGGACACACTGATTGTGATCCCGAACGATCGCCTGCTGGAGATCGTAGACAAGAAGACTCCGATGCTGGAAGCATTCCGTGAAGCGGATAATGTACTTCGCCAAGCTGTACAAGGTATCTCTGACTTGATCGCTGTACCAGGTCTGATCAACTTGGACTTTGCCGATGTAAAAACAATCATGACCGAGCGTGGTTCGGCTCTGATGGGTATTGGTGAAGCAACAGGCGAGAACCGTGCAGCAGAAGCGGCACGTAAAGCGATCATGAGCCCATTGCTGGAAACATCCATCGAGGGCGCACGCGGTGTGATCATGAACATCACTGGCGGCAACAACCTGTCGCTGTATGAAGTAAATGAAGCAGCCGAGATCGTGATCAGTGCTTCTGATCCAGAAGTGAATATGATCTTCGGTGCGATCATCGACGAGAACCTCAAGGAAGAGATCAAAGTCACCGTCATTGCGACAGGCTTTGAACACAAACCGGCGCAGCCGTTGCAGCCTTCCCGTCGTCCAGCGACGCCACAGCAGCAACAACAACAGCCGCCTCAATCTTCTTCTACTGAACCAAGCGAGGAAAAAGCACCAAGTCCGCGCCAGTTCAATAACAACAATCAGCAGCCAAGCGGAGATCAACTGGATATTCCGACGTTCCTGCGTAATCGTTCCCGTCACAAAAACGACTAG